In Streptomyces sp. P3, one DNA window encodes the following:
- a CDS encoding Txe/YoeB family addiction module toxin, with protein MKITFSSRAWEDYLWWQHQDRKILKRINTLIADIARNGNEGIGKPEPLKHGFQGYWSRRINDEHRLIYKATEDGVLIAQCRYHYES; from the coding sequence TTGAAGATCACCTTCTCCTCCCGTGCCTGGGAGGACTATCTGTGGTGGCAGCATCAGGACCGGAAGATCCTGAAGCGCATCAACACGCTCATCGCGGACATCGCCCGGAACGGCAACGAGGGGATCGGCAAACCGGAACCGCTCAAACACGGATTCCAGGGCTACTGGTCGCGCCGTATCAACGACGAGCACCGGCTGATCTACAAGGCCACCGAGGACGGCGTCCTGATCGCACAGTGCCGCTACCACTACGAGAGCTGA
- a CDS encoding plasmid pRiA4b ORF-3 family protein has translation MTAEPVPTYQLKIVLRDTSPPIWRRVTLPADTSLGCLHDIVQTCFGWDDSHLHSFTEPASGCQFVDFDAPLDRDPFRDADEESVTVAEVLPDEGGRLEYTYDFGDDWQHRITLEKILPASTPDRRVGCTGGRRAMPRAEDIGGAWGLQAVLDAVADRGAPAPEPWADLVETLREEGFDPARFDRDALDRELAGLAPRRPTASPAPGPAAAAPGGRRCSCGEVHIDEDDGLDMGSVPVRPVSLAPRAELAAAARKVPLIASALRLAHWCQGGRAVTSRDVLKPALGRQAVQELELWTQDDELSALRPEERDKRLARLRSSGDLPCLDDPWRLAVYADLVEIGRGVAHPGAGLPAAADDEGVLELWCDALGDDLDDLNDLGNLGLSPVLLGAVDIEDEDGLGPAGHRAARRRSPRGAPEAGGTAGRTVPPADPRPGGRCPRRVSGGGGRDRPGDESAAGSRHPRYPRHRRER, from the coding sequence GTGACCGCCGAGCCCGTGCCGACGTACCAGTTGAAGATCGTCCTGCGAGACACCAGCCCGCCGATCTGGCGTCGGGTCACCCTGCCCGCCGACACCTCGCTCGGTTGCCTGCACGACATCGTCCAGACGTGCTTCGGCTGGGACGACTCGCACCTGCACTCCTTCACCGAACCTGCCTCGGGCTGCCAGTTCGTCGACTTCGACGCACCGTTGGACCGCGATCCTTTCCGCGACGCCGACGAGGAGTCCGTGACCGTGGCGGAGGTGCTGCCCGACGAAGGCGGCCGACTGGAGTACACCTACGACTTCGGCGACGACTGGCAGCACCGGATCACGCTGGAGAAGATCCTCCCCGCGTCCACCCCCGACCGACGCGTCGGCTGTACCGGCGGTCGCCGCGCCATGCCCCGCGCCGAGGACATCGGCGGAGCCTGGGGGCTGCAAGCCGTACTCGACGCCGTCGCGGACCGTGGCGCACCGGCCCCCGAGCCGTGGGCCGACCTGGTGGAGACTTTGCGCGAGGAAGGCTTCGACCCCGCCCGCTTCGACCGCGACGCCCTGGACCGAGAACTGGCCGGCCTCGCCCCGCGGCGGCCCACGGCCTCCCCGGCACCAGGCCCGGCCGCAGCCGCCCCCGGCGGGCGGCGCTGTTCCTGCGGCGAGGTCCACATCGACGAGGACGACGGCTTGGACATGGGGTCCGTCCCGGTGCGGCCCGTCTCCCTCGCACCGCGCGCGGAACTCGCCGCGGCCGCCCGGAAGGTGCCGCTGATCGCCTCCGCGCTCCGCCTGGCCCACTGGTGCCAGGGCGGACGAGCCGTCACATCCCGGGACGTGCTCAAGCCCGCACTGGGCCGCCAGGCCGTCCAGGAACTCGAACTGTGGACCCAGGACGACGAACTGAGCGCCCTCCGACCCGAGGAGCGCGACAAGCGGCTGGCCCGCCTGCGCAGCTCCGGAGACCTGCCCTGCCTGGACGACCCCTGGAGGCTCGCCGTGTACGCGGACCTGGTGGAGATCGGCAGGGGCGTCGCCCACCCCGGTGCCGGCCTGCCCGCTGCCGCGGACGACGAGGGAGTACTGGAACTCTGGTGCGATGCGCTCGGAGACGACCTCGACGATCTGAACGACCTCGGGAACCTCGGCCTGTCCCCGGTGCTGCTCGGCGCGGTGGACATAGAGGACGAGGACGGCCTCGGCCCGGCTGGACACCGTGCTGCTCGTCGGCGCTCTCCGCGAGGGGCTCCCGAAGCAGGAGGCACGGCTGGTAGAACTGTTCCTCCTGCAGATCCTCGACCAGGCGGCCGTTGCCCTCGTCGAGTATCAGGCGGCGGAGGTCGAGACCGGCCCGGAGACGAGTCGGCAGCGGGATCACGTCATCCTCGGTATCCTCGGCACCGACGCGAGCGCTGA
- a CDS encoding type II toxin-antitoxin system Phd/YefM family antitoxin → MKTMTYSESRARYAEVLNSVTDDREEVVITRAGHEPVVIVSLEDYESLKETAYLLRSPANARRLLASIDELESGGGTVRELATDE, encoded by the coding sequence GTGAAGACCATGACCTATTCCGAGTCGCGCGCGCGGTACGCCGAGGTGCTCAACTCCGTCACCGACGACCGCGAAGAGGTCGTCATCACCCGGGCCGGACATGAGCCGGTCGTCATAGTCTCCCTTGAGGACTACGAGTCCCTGAAAGAGACGGCGTACCTGCTGCGGAGCCCGGCCAACGCGCGGCGCCTGCTCGCGTCCATCGACGAGTTGGAAAGCGGCGGCGGCACCGTACGCGAGCTGGCGACCGACGAATAA